One window from the genome of Cyclobacterium amurskyense encodes:
- a CDS encoding YceI family protein codes for MKASILVLLFYWVMSPDLVNNVSNTENKLEESYIKFNIRNLGLNVEGTFKSFKTTVEYNKSQPEKSSFSAEIQTNSIDTGINKRDSHLKKEEYFHVDKYPTIKFQSTKVTAVSESGLKVLGDLTIKGKTLPITLEVALSPAGSATQFAIKGELDRRDYEVGGSSWVMSDEVYLDLLIVK; via the coding sequence ATGAAAGCTTCCATTTTAGTCCTTTTGTTTTATTGGGTAATGTCTCCAGATCTGGTAAACAATGTCTCCAATACAGAGAATAAGTTAGAAGAGTCCTATATCAAATTCAATATTAGAAATCTGGGATTAAATGTGGAGGGAACTTTCAAGTCCTTTAAAACCACGGTGGAATACAATAAGTCTCAGCCTGAAAAAAGCAGCTTTAGCGCTGAAATTCAAACAAATTCCATTGACACTGGAATTAACAAAAGAGACAGTCACTTAAAGAAGGAGGAATATTTTCATGTAGATAAATATCCAACCATTAAGTTTCAGTCCACAAAGGTAACGGCTGTAAGTGAGAGTGGGCTTAAAGTACTTGGGGATCTTACCATAAAAGGCAAAACGCTTCCTATAACTTTAGAAGTGGCCTTGTCACCAGCAGGTTCAGCAACACAATTTGCAATCAAAGGTGAACTCGATAGGAGAGATTATGAAGTTGGTGGAAGCAGTTGGGTTATGTCAGATGAGGTCTATTTGGATCTTTTAATTGTGAAAT